GCCTGCTTCCATTGCGGCTTGCCCGTGCCAAGTGGCTCGAACTGGAACGTCACCATCGACGCGCTGCCGCGCGCCATGTGCTGCCCCGGCTGCGAAGCGGTGGCGCAAACCATCGTCGACATCGGCCAGAGCGTGTACTACCGCGACCGCGACGAATACGCCGTCAATGCAGCCGATGCGACCCTGGTGCCGCCCGAGCTGCGCCTGTACAGCAATGACGACGCGCAATTCGCACGCGACGCCAGCAGTTGCGAAGCGACCTTGTCCGTCGAAGGCATACGCTGCGCCGCCTGCGTCTGGCTGATCGAGCGCCAACTGACGCGCCTGCCCGGCGTGCAGGCCGCCAGCCTGAACGTCGCCACCGAGCGCCTGTACGTGCGCTGGAGCCGCGCCGAATGCGAGCCGGGCGACATCCTGCAAGCCGTGCGGCAAGTCGGCTACACGGCGTATCCATATGACGCCGTGCGCCATGGCGAGCGCCTGCAAAAGGCCAGCAAGACCCTGGGCCGCCAGCTGTTCGTGGCGGGCCTGTCGATGATGCAGGTGATGATGTACGTGGCGCCCGCCTACCTGGCCGCCGAGGACGGCACGCTGGACGACAGTATGGCCAGCCTGATGCGCTGGGCCAGCCTGCTGCTCACCTTACCGGCCATCTGCTATTCAGCCATGCCGTTTTTCCAGGGCGCCTGGGCCAGCCTGCGCGCGCGCACCCTGGGCATGGACGTGCCCGTCGCGCTGGGCATCCTGGCGGCCTTCTTCGGCAGCGTGGTGGCGACCTTTACGGGCCGCGGCGAGGTGTATTACGACTCGGCCACGATGTTCATCTTCCTGCTGCTGTGCAGCCGCTATTACGAGCTGCAGGCGCGCCGCAAGGCGGCCTCGGCGCTGGAGCGCTTGCAGCACGCCTTGCCCGCCTCGGCCTCGCTGATGGCGGGCTTTCCCGACCACCGCGCCACCATCCTGGTGCCGGCCGGCACGCTGGATGTGGGCGACATCATTTTGGTCAAACCGGGCGAGGCGATCGCCGCCGACAGCGTCATCATCGAAGGCACGAGCGCGCTCGATTTATCGCTGCTGACGGGTGAGAGCGCGGCCCAGCGGCGCAAGACGGGCGACCAGGTGCCGGGCGGGGCCATCAACGCCAGCGCGGCGTTGATCCTGCGCGTCTTGAAACCGGCGCGCGAAAGCACCTTGTCCGATTTATTGAAACTGATCGAGCGGGCCGGCAGCGGCAAGCCGCAGATCGCACAGTGGGCCGATAAAGTGGCCGCCTGGTTCGTGCTGGGCCTGCTGCTGTTCGCCGTCGCCGTGTTCGCTTTCTGGAGCTGGCACGATGCGTCGCGGGCCTGGCCCGTGGCGATTGCCGTGCTGGTCGTGTCGTGTCCCTGCGCGCTGTCTCTCGCCACGCCGACGGCGCTGGCGGCCGCCACCGACAGCCTGCTGCGGCGCGGCGTCTTGATCGTCCAGCCGCATGTGCTGGAAACCCTGCACCGCGCCACCCACATCGTCTTCGACAAGACGGGCACCCTGACCCTGGGCCGGCCCGTGCTGCAACAGATCGAGGGACTCGGCAGCATGACGGAGGACGCCTGCCTGCAAGTGGCAGCCGCGCTGGAAGCGGGCAGCGCCCATCCGCTGGCGCAGGCGATCCTGACAGCGGCCGAAGGCTTGCCAGGCCAGCAGCCGCGCGCGCATGCGGAACAATTGCAGGAAGTGCAGGGCCAGGGACTCGAAGGCGTGGTCAATGGCGTGCGCTACCGCCTGGGCAATGCGGCCTTTGTCGCCGCCATCGCCGGGCCGCCGCTGGGCGACACGGCCGTCGGCGTGCAGGGCATGACACCGCTGTACCTGGGCATGCAGGGGCGCTGGCTCACGCGCTTTTTACTCAGCGATGCGCTGCGCCCGGAAGCGCGTGAAGTGGTCGCATATTTCCAGCGGCGCGGCAAGCAAGTCGTGCTGCTCAGTGGCGACCAGGAAGCGCTGACGCAAAGCGTGGCGACGGAACTGGGCATCAACACGGCGTGCGGCGAATGCCTGCCCGATGAAAAGCTCGATTTCGTGCAGCAATTGCAGGCGACGGGCGCCGTCGTGGCGATGGTCGGCGACGGCATCAACGACGCCGCCGTGCTGAGCGGCGCCGACGTCTCGTTCGCCATGGGTTCCGGCGCCGCGCTGGCGCAGGCGCATGCGGACACGGTGCTGCTGTCGAGCCAATTGGTTTCCGTGCTCGACACGGCGAAGACGGCGGCGCGCAGCATGCGCATTATCCGCGAAAACCTGGGCTGGGCCACCCTGTACAATCTGACGGCCATCCCGGCCGCCGCGCTGGGTTACCTCAACCCCTGGCTGTCCGGCGTCGGCATGGCTGCCAGCTCGGCGGTCGTCATCGCCAACG
Above is a genomic segment from Janthinobacterium sp. 64 containing:
- a CDS encoding heavy metal translocating P-type ATPase, whose translation is MNAVLQPSACFHCGLPVPSGSNWNVTIDALPRAMCCPGCEAVAQTIVDIGQSVYYRDRDEYAVNAADATLVPPELRLYSNDDAQFARDASSCEATLSVEGIRCAACVWLIERQLTRLPGVQAASLNVATERLYVRWSRAECEPGDILQAVRQVGYTAYPYDAVRHGERLQKASKTLGRQLFVAGLSMMQVMMYVAPAYLAAEDGTLDDSMASLMRWASLLLTLPAICYSAMPFFQGAWASLRARTLGMDVPVALGILAAFFGSVVATFTGRGEVYYDSATMFIFLLLCSRYYELQARRKAASALERLQHALPASASLMAGFPDHRATILVPAGTLDVGDIILVKPGEAIAADSVIIEGTSALDLSLLTGESAAQRRKTGDQVPGGAINASAALILRVLKPARESTLSDLLKLIERAGSGKPQIAQWADKVAAWFVLGLLLFAVAVFAFWSWHDASRAWPVAIAVLVVSCPCALSLATPTALAAATDSLLRRGVLIVQPHVLETLHRATHIVFDKTGTLTLGRPVLQQIEGLGSMTEDACLQVAAALEAGSAHPLAQAILTAAEGLPGQQPRAHAEQLQEVQGQGLEGVVNGVRYRLGNAAFVAAIAGPPLGDTAVGVQGMTPLYLGMQGRWLTRFLLSDALRPEAREVVAYFQRRGKQVVLLSGDQEALTQSVATELGINTACGECLPDEKLDFVQQLQATGAVVAMVGDGINDAAVLSGADVSFAMGSGAALAQAHADTVLLSSQLVSVLDTAKTAARSMRIIRENLGWATLYNLTAIPAAALGYLNPWLSGVGMAASSAVVIANALRLRKA